The following proteins are encoded in a genomic region of Mus caroli chromosome 18, CAROLI_EIJ_v1.1, whole genome shotgun sequence:
- the Spink14 gene encoding serine protease inhibitor Kazal-type 14 — MVKYFQCSVLFSIMLHLAILAAPGARVWWPTHGLIKIKCPYKKVNLSRFNKTVDPCPDLKQPICGTNFVTYDNSCILCVESLKSGGRIRYYYNGKC, encoded by the exons atggtcaaatATTTCCAGTGTTCAGTTTTGTTCTCCATTATGCTTCACTTGGCAATCCTGGCTG CTCCAGGTGCTCGAGTTTGGTGGCCTACACATGGACTTATTAAG ATcaaatgtccttataagaaagTAAATTTGAGTCGGTTCAACAAAACAGTGGACCCCTGCCCTGACCTAAAACAACCCATCTGCGGCACCAATTTTGTAACCTATGATAATTCCTGCATCTTGTGTGTTGAGAGCTT GAAATCTGGGGGAAGAATTAGATATTACTACAATGGAAAGTGCTAG